A genomic segment from Lignipirellula cremea encodes:
- a CDS encoding leucine-rich repeat domain-containing protein — MHVGITESTFLPSSCDVYHCSRVNLVSCDWQCKNLCLLLNFPRIEFLEAAYSNASDYSCLSHLTRLKYINLKGTNIVDVSPLSELPDLEHLNLSCTNICDVTPLRKLRSLERLDLRATHVDAEQIKEIEKAIPGCAVLY; from the coding sequence ATGCATGTTGGCATCACGGAGTCTACGTTTCTGCCCTCTTCCTGTGACGTATACCACTGCTCTCGCGTCAATCTTGTCAGTTGCGACTGGCAATGCAAAAACTTATGCCTGCTACTGAATTTCCCTCGCATCGAGTTTCTGGAAGCTGCGTACTCGAACGCTTCCGACTACTCCTGCTTGAGTCATCTTACGCGCCTTAAATACATTAATCTGAAAGGAACGAACATTGTCGACGTATCTCCTTTGAGTGAGTTGCCAGACTTAGAGCATCTCAATCTCTCATGCACTAACATTTGCGATGTTACGCCACTTCGGAAATTACGTTCTCTTGAGAGACTTGATCTTCGGGCAACGCACGTAGACGCAGAGCAAATAAAGGAAATTGAGAAGGCCATTCCAGGGTGTGCTGTGCTTTACTAA
- a CDS encoding ISAs1 family transposase, with protein sequence MMTEIQFDNVDSILTSFGELTDPRSHINRLHLFGDLLVISIMAVIAGADGPQAIGIWAKHHQTWLKKHLVLPHGVPSHDTFGRLLGLLKPAAFQKCFEAWIRSIAPLDKETDLNQIAIDGKVLKRSHDRKRKLGPLWLVSAWSVDRSLSLGQLATDEKSNEITAIPELLENIEVQGAVVTIDAAGCQREIARKIIDGHGDYLLALKGNQGKLYEAVTDYILLHMENDFADIPARRFTETLHGHGRVDEITYYQMPVPKDLVNREKWPGLKTIGVAIRQSESGSKTSSDARFYIGSIALGVKKFARYVRGHWAIENTLHWCLDVTFREDENRVRERTTADNLAWLKRFALSMLKQQDDKYSIAMRRRVAGWDLDYLAKILGIPVL encoded by the coding sequence ATGATGACAGAAATTCAGTTCGATAATGTCGACTCGATCCTGACAAGTTTCGGCGAACTCACCGACCCCCGTTCGCATATCAACAGGCTCCATCTCTTCGGCGATCTGCTGGTCATTTCGATCATGGCAGTCATCGCTGGCGCGGATGGGCCGCAGGCGATCGGAATCTGGGCGAAGCACCATCAAACCTGGTTGAAAAAACACCTGGTGTTGCCCCATGGCGTCCCCTCGCACGACACGTTCGGACGCCTGCTTGGCCTGCTGAAACCGGCGGCCTTTCAGAAGTGTTTTGAAGCCTGGATTCGGTCGATCGCGCCGCTTGATAAAGAGACCGACTTGAATCAAATTGCGATCGACGGCAAGGTCCTCAAGCGTAGCCACGATCGCAAACGCAAGCTGGGGCCGTTGTGGCTTGTCAGCGCCTGGTCGGTCGATCGTTCGCTCAGTCTGGGACAGCTGGCCACGGACGAAAAATCGAACGAAATCACGGCGATTCCCGAGCTTTTGGAGAATATCGAGGTCCAGGGAGCTGTGGTCACCATCGACGCCGCCGGCTGTCAACGCGAGATCGCCAGGAAGATCATCGACGGCCACGGCGACTACCTTCTGGCGCTCAAGGGGAATCAAGGAAAACTTTACGAAGCGGTGACAGACTACATCCTCCTGCACATGGAAAACGACTTCGCAGATATCCCGGCAAGACGCTTCACGGAAACGCTCCACGGCCACGGACGCGTCGACGAAATCACCTACTATCAGATGCCTGTTCCGAAGGATCTGGTGAACCGGGAAAAGTGGCCGGGATTGAAAACGATTGGCGTCGCGATTCGGCAAAGCGAGAGCGGTTCGAAGACTTCGAGTGATGCTCGCTTCTACATCGGCTCGATCGCCCTGGGGGTCAAGAAATTCGCCCGTTATGTGCGTGGCCATTGGGCGATCGAGAATACGCTTCACTGGTGCCTGGATGTGACGTTTCGTGAGGACGAAAATCGGGTGCGTGAGCGGACGACCGCGGACAATCTGGCGTGGCTGAAACGCTTCGCCCTGAGCATGCTCAAGCAGCAAGATGACAAGTACAGCATCGCCATGCGTCGCCGCGTCGCCGGCTGGGACCTCGACTACCTCGCCAAAATCCTCGGAATTCCCGTACTATAG
- a CDS encoding DUF427 domain-containing protein, translating to MPQATWNGAVIADSDQTIVVEGNHYFPVAALRQEYVQPSEKHTVCGWKGTASYYDLVVDGQTNAAAVWYYPDPKPEAQEIRDHVAFWKGVQVEE from the coding sequence ATGCCTCAAGCAACCTGGAACGGCGCCGTTATCGCCGATAGCGACCAGACGATCGTGGTGGAAGGGAACCACTACTTCCCCGTCGCCGCCCTGCGGCAAGAATACGTGCAGCCGAGCGAAAAGCATACCGTGTGCGGCTGGAAAGGAACGGCCAGCTACTACGACCTGGTCGTCGACGGCCAGACCAACGCGGCCGCCGTCTGGTACTATCCCGACCCCAAGCCGGAAGCCCAGGAAATCAGGGACCATGTGGCTTTCTGGAAAGGCGTGCAGGTCGAAGAGTGA